The following are from one region of the Chloracidobacterium sp. genome:
- a CDS encoding TonB-dependent receptor: MITKLITRCLTLAIAFICAQAAFAQATGSLTGTVRDQNGAVIQGATVTITNNETNLTRTVVTNADGRWTATLLPVGTYGVSYEKEGFKRSVDQDNKVEASVVRTVDVTLEVGATDVFVDVTSDQPLVQAESAAVSRQITGEQITRTPTSTRSFTGLLSAEAGVSSELSPVGVNGNGNISPSVNGTRTTSTSLSFNGIDATNITSNEGSLSDNISPAPETLQEVKLQTSLYDASTGRSGGGNFQLVTKSGGNQFTGTAYYYLQNKAFNSNEFFLQESGNEKPRADRTETGFTIGGPIIKNKFFFFGGYQFTDANTGFVPTARTRTILPIALSVLGEDRSKAAIAAAFNQFNGCAGANCLTAGDINDVAWRIFNLRNPVTGGFILPTISNFRALNIVDQSGAGNFQSGVFPTVTSRTIQRNNPLVEVISVEPSKFRQNQFTTRLDGQLTEKNNLSGTFFFSDFPALDSFPDPSSLASPFTLRRADKNRTLSIGDTHIFTPNWINEIRFGYFYLNNARRLDDPFLTDELSNAAVGVTNPASTFDNSVATTRLGHYIGRNNIANFSFGGPNDSFNRRKQVTYSIGNNVNWLFKNHNFKFGGEFKSHQYDSDLPEEQATEFEKFDSFTQLLTGNATEADTQYGITAKQFRFKDLGFYFTDDWKVNRKLTLNVGLRYELFMWPTEKNGFIGNFDLEPYLPCFTSAGTNSLCDNPTAGFVIPKNVGSTGLAVVDGAVAATRLADNNHTLKGQDLNNFAPRIGAAYAVSDKLVLRGGYGLFYDRPSAAFINTIFSNYPFLREVEITVPSGNVPIATAFSGVPTNISLNQWLPFRILRSAGAGGTYSIRDNTPVFVDSRGTPQGSGCNPATGLNCIRGNIAETFEFRAIDRDLRTPYVHQWNVGMQYEILKDLLVEARYIGTAGRNLLIARALNQGFDLNDPNTPDHIYERFNQAYLAAGSPNGPLNAGSSARARGTGVAFGFLNSVTGQVDLNLANPAGQVINFEARVPILGFNVPEAILLQSQGYSNYHGGQFSLTKRLSRGLQFNVAYTFSKSIDIMSSDPGSTAGGGKPDVPNTGFIAQGDARNIENNKGLSDFDRTHRFSTNFVWDIPTGKSANAFIKGWSISGFFQAQSGTPFTVFASEPELQTAAQYSSVTRGAGGLNRPGFGRPNTVCAASQAIRSYSTSNLNAIDGSCFTSALGQFGNLGRNTFRGPSQNRFDLSFAKSTKINERMSFELGFDLFNVFDTVNLASPNSDLQDSVDFGVITSTVGGPRVGQFRAKFRF, from the coding sequence ATGATAACGAAACTCATAACCAGATGTCTTACGTTGGCCATTGCGTTCATTTGCGCCCAAGCCGCGTTTGCACAGGCGACAGGAAGCCTGACCGGAACGGTCAGGGACCAAAACGGCGCGGTTATTCAAGGCGCGACCGTTACGATCACGAATAATGAAACAAACCTGACCCGGACCGTCGTCACAAACGCAGACGGACGATGGACCGCTACTTTGCTTCCGGTCGGCACATATGGTGTGTCCTACGAGAAAGAAGGATTTAAGAGATCCGTCGACCAGGACAATAAGGTCGAGGCATCGGTGGTCAGGACGGTCGATGTAACCCTTGAGGTCGGGGCAACCGATGTATTCGTTGACGTAACTTCCGATCAGCCGCTAGTGCAGGCCGAATCTGCCGCCGTATCGCGTCAGATCACGGGTGAGCAAATAACCCGAACTCCGACATCTACGCGTAGTTTCACAGGCCTGCTTTCTGCGGAAGCAGGCGTTTCTTCAGAATTATCACCGGTTGGTGTCAACGGCAACGGCAACATTTCGCCATCGGTGAACGGGACTCGAACGACGTCGACCAGCCTGTCGTTCAATGGCATCGACGCGACCAACATCACAAGCAACGAAGGAAGCCTTAGCGACAACATCTCACCCGCACCCGAAACGCTGCAGGAGGTCAAGCTCCAGACATCGCTTTACGATGCATCGACCGGAAGGAGCGGGGGCGGCAACTTTCAACTTGTGACAAAATCCGGCGGAAATCAGTTCACCGGTACGGCGTATTATTACCTTCAAAACAAAGCGTTCAATTCGAACGAGTTCTTTCTGCAAGAGAGCGGAAACGAAAAGCCGCGGGCGGACCGAACCGAAACGGGATTCACGATCGGCGGACCGATCATCAAGAACAAGTTCTTTTTCTTTGGCGGTTATCAATTCACCGACGCCAACACGGGCTTTGTCCCGACGGCGCGAACTCGAACGATATTGCCGATCGCACTGAGCGTGCTTGGTGAGGATCGTTCAAAGGCGGCTATCGCCGCGGCGTTCAATCAGTTCAACGGATGCGCCGGTGCAAATTGTCTTACTGCAGGCGACATCAATGATGTTGCGTGGCGAATTTTCAACTTGCGTAATCCGGTCACCGGCGGTTTCATTTTGCCGACGATATCTAATTTCCGCGCTCTCAATATCGTTGACCAAAGCGGGGCAGGAAACTTTCAGTCAGGCGTGTTCCCGACCGTCACAAGCCGAACGATTCAGCGGAACAACCCGCTGGTCGAGGTCATTTCGGTCGAGCCTTCGAAGTTTCGGCAAAATCAGTTCACGACACGGCTCGACGGTCAACTAACGGAAAAGAACAACCTGAGCGGGACTTTTTTCTTCTCTGATTTTCCAGCCCTTGATTCCTTTCCCGACCCGAGCAGCCTGGCATCACCCTTCACATTGCGACGCGCGGACAAGAACCGCACCCTGTCGATCGGTGACACACATATTTTCACGCCGAACTGGATCAACGAGATCCGATTCGGGTACTTCTACCTTAACAATGCTCGCCGGCTTGATGACCCATTCCTCACGGACGAGCTCAGCAATGCCGCCGTCGGAGTAACGAATCCGGCGTCGACATTCGATAACAGCGTAGCTACTACACGTCTCGGGCACTACATTGGGCGCAACAATATCGCCAATTTCTCTTTCGGCGGCCCGAATGATTCGTTCAACCGACGCAAACAGGTCACCTACAGCATCGGCAACAACGTCAATTGGCTATTCAAGAACCACAATTTCAAATTTGGCGGCGAGTTCAAGAGTCACCAGTACGACAGTGATCTACCTGAAGAACAGGCGACCGAATTCGAGAAATTCGATTCTTTCACACAACTACTGACGGGAAACGCGACCGAAGCCGACACGCAGTACGGCATAACGGCAAAGCAGTTCCGCTTTAAGGACCTTGGATTCTATTTTACCGACGACTGGAAAGTTAACCGCAAACTGACGCTGAATGTCGGCCTCAGGTACGAACTGTTCATGTGGCCGACCGAGAAGAATGGATTTATCGGGAATTTTGATCTCGAGCCCTATCTTCCGTGCTTTACATCGGCTGGAACCAATTCGCTTTGCGATAACCCCACTGCTGGCTTTGTCATTCCGAAAAATGTCGGATCGACCGGCCTTGCCGTTGTCGATGGCGCAGTTGCGGCAACAAGGCTCGCTGATAACAACCACACATTGAAAGGACAGGACCTTAATAACTTCGCTCCTCGTATCGGGGCAGCATACGCGGTCAGCGATAAGCTTGTTCTTCGCGGCGGATACGGCTTGTTCTACGATCGCCCGTCGGCCGCATTCATCAATACGATCTTCTCGAATTATCCATTCCTGCGAGAGGTCGAGATCACCGTTCCGAGCGGCAACGTACCTATCGCGACTGCATTCTCGGGCGTACCGACAAACATTTCGCTCAATCAATGGCTGCCGTTTAGGATCCTCAGGTCGGCCGGTGCCGGAGGAACGTATTCGATCCGAGACAACACGCCCGTGTTCGTCGACTCAAGAGGAACCCCGCAGGGTTCCGGATGTAATCCGGCCACCGGTCTAAATTGCATCCGCGGAAATATTGCCGAGACCTTCGAGTTTCGTGCCATCGACCGCGACCTTCGGACGCCGTATGTTCATCAGTGGAACGTCGGAATGCAGTATGAAATACTCAAAGACCTGCTTGTCGAAGCTCGCTACATCGGCACCGCAGGACGCAACTTGCTGATCGCACGTGCTTTGAATCAAGGATTTGACCTCAATGATCCCAATACCCCGGATCATATCTACGAACGATTTAACCAGGCGTATCTGGCCGCCGGTTCGCCAAACGGACCGCTTAATGCCGGATCGTCAGCAAGAGCCAGAGGAACAGGTGTGGCATTCGGATTTCTGAATTCGGTCACAGGCCAGGTCGATCTGAACCTTGCAAACCCGGCAGGCCAGGTCATCAATTTCGAGGCTCGTGTTCCGATTCTCGGATTCAACGTTCCCGAGGCGATACTGCTTCAGTCGCAGGGGTATTCAAACTACCACGGCGGCCAGTTCAGCCTTACGAAGCGGCTCTCGCGAGGTCTGCAATTCAATGTCGCGTACACCTTCTCAAAGTCGATCGACATCATGTCGTCCGATCCGGGCAGCACTGCGGGTGGCGGCAAACCTGACGTGCCGAACACAGGGTTCATTGCTCAAGGTGACGCCCGTAATATCGAAAACAATAAGGGGCTGTCCGATTTCGATCGGACGCACCGTTTCAGTACGAACTTCGTATGGGACATCCCGACCGGCAAGTCTGCCAACGCATTTATCAAGGGATGGTCGATCTCGGGATTCTTCCAGGCTCAATCCGGAACGCCATTCACGGTGTTCGCTTCAGAGCCGGAGCTCCAAACGGCCGCACAGTATTCGAGCGTGACCCGCGGTGCTGGCGGGCTCAACAGGCCAGGATTCGGACGCCCAAATACGGTATGTGCAGCGTCGCAGGCGATACGAAGCTATAGTACGAGCAATCTGAACGCGATCGATGGTTCGTGCTTCACATCGGCACTCGGACAGTTCGGAAACCTTGGCCGGAACACTTTCCGAGGGCCTTCGCAAAACCGCTTTGATCTGAGTTTCGCAAAGAGTACAAAGATCAACGAGCGAATGAGCTTTGAGCTTGGGTTCGACCTGTTCAATGTGTTCGATACCGTAAACCTCGCGAGTCCGAATAGCGACCTTCAGGACAGCGTCGATTTCGGCGTGATCACGAGCACGGTCGGCGGCCCGCGGGTCGGTCAGTTCAGGGCAAAATTCCGGTTCTGA
- a CDS encoding tetratricopeptide repeat protein has product MKKSIGISVFLVGLMIFATAPAAAQQVNRASIDVKSYVIDVQLSPIDNKLTATADVTFLPLEDLRTVAFELNGSLKIETISKIGPQQVSTPPVVRTSPRQTQPRPTPSPIAQITFVQDQVGVSDLGPSVRIDLGESVTKDTPVTLRFKYSGVLNTPSGGPLLNKRLAYVGETQGYLMYAARWFPFHDYAADLATSDITINVPNGLQVVGFNDTPAASAGTGKARFTQSKPGLVGNFAYGKFVNRNLKFGEYEINFYTRAGSGEFIDSYGETLGRAFEYYTKRFGEPEMGKRLNVVQIDDESLEFYSAAGMLFISDRQFLQARGITEERLQREAAYQWWGLTVGLKSFDDAWLSQGLAEYSAFSLRESQLTGPQLDALRRELLEKSLTFEQTASLLRTPANLDDQSIAYQYIMFAKGAFVFKLLRETIGVQRFDQLLRTFLTEFRGKNASIDEFERLTSRVAGQSMRYFFARWVESTGVPEFTADYLIIRTRAGKFVARGTVKQNYDNLRLPVDVQLRYEGEDGYKTVQLQMDEASADFNIESDGKPLEIIIDPGFKLLRISPDLRVSSIARRGIEQFKEGNYVEAQAQFEAALKLDRSNSWIYYHLGLLFLEQRNYDLAKDNFRAALGGTLSPPWLQVWSEIKLGNAYDAQGDRTRAVAAYSRAEKLGDNYDNAQEAVKRFQANPYDPREKQTAVR; this is encoded by the coding sequence ATGAAGAAATCTATCGGTATTTCCGTATTCCTTGTTGGTTTGATGATTTTTGCGACCGCTCCGGCGGCCGCTCAGCAGGTGAATCGTGCGTCGATCGACGTGAAAAGCTACGTTATTGACGTCCAACTCTCTCCGATCGACAACAAACTGACTGCCACGGCTGACGTTACTTTTCTACCGCTCGAAGATCTTCGTACCGTCGCGTTTGAACTTAACGGTTCGCTTAAGATCGAGACCATCTCGAAGATCGGTCCTCAGCAGGTCAGCACGCCGCCGGTCGTACGAACGTCACCACGTCAAACACAGCCGCGTCCAACCCCTTCGCCGATCGCGCAGATAACATTTGTCCAGGATCAGGTCGGTGTTTCAGATCTTGGCCCGAGTGTCCGTATAGACCTTGGCGAAAGCGTTACCAAGGACACTCCGGTCACGCTCAGGTTCAAATACAGCGGTGTTCTTAACACGCCGAGCGGCGGACCGCTATTGAACAAGCGGCTCGCATACGTTGGGGAAACCCAAGGATATTTGATGTATGCCGCACGCTGGTTCCCGTTCCACGACTATGCCGCCGACCTTGCGACGTCTGACATTACGATCAACGTTCCGAATGGCCTGCAAGTGGTCGGGTTTAATGACACCCCTGCCGCAAGTGCGGGAACCGGAAAGGCGAGGTTCACGCAATCGAAGCCGGGTCTGGTCGGAAACTTCGCCTATGGAAAGTTTGTTAATCGAAATCTGAAGTTCGGCGAATATGAGATCAATTTCTACACTCGTGCCGGTAGCGGCGAATTCATAGATAGTTATGGAGAAACACTTGGCCGAGCGTTCGAATATTACACAAAGCGTTTCGGCGAGCCAGAGATGGGCAAAAGGCTGAATGTTGTCCAGATCGACGACGAAAGCCTCGAATTTTATTCTGCCGCCGGCATGCTCTTTATCTCCGATCGCCAGTTTCTTCAGGCACGCGGCATTACTGAAGAGCGACTGCAGCGTGAGGCAGCATATCAATGGTGGGGATTGACGGTAGGCCTCAAGTCATTTGACGACGCATGGCTATCGCAGGGCCTTGCTGAGTACAGTGCGTTCTCGCTGCGCGAAAGCCAGTTGACCGGCCCGCAGCTCGATGCGCTGCGTCGCGAGCTGCTTGAGAAATCGTTGACCTTCGAACAAACCGCTTCGCTGCTTCGCACGCCCGCCAATTTGGACGACCAGTCGATCGCCTATCAATACATAATGTTTGCGAAGGGAGCATTCGTTTTCAAGCTGCTTCGCGAAACCATCGGTGTTCAGCGATTTGACCAATTGCTGCGGACCTTCCTGACTGAATTCCGCGGCAAGAATGCGTCGATCGACGAATTCGAACGTTTAACTTCGCGGGTCGCAGGCCAAAGCATGCGTTACTTCTTCGCCCGTTGGGTAGAGAGCACCGGCGTGCCTGAGTTTACTGCTGACTACCTGATCATCCGAACCCGCGCCGGCAAATTCGTTGCTCGCGGAACCGTAAAGCAAAATTACGACAATTTGCGACTGCCGGTCGATGTGCAGTTGAGATATGAAGGCGAGGATGGTTACAAGACGGTACAGCTGCAGATGGATGAGGCGAGCGCCGATTTCAACATCGAATCTGACGGTAAGCCGCTTGAGATAATCATCGATCCGGGTTTTAAGCTGCTGCGAATTTCGCCCGATCTGCGGGTGTCTTCGATCGCGCGTCGGGGCATTGAACAATTCAAGGAAGGAAATTATGTCGAAGCCCAGGCGCAGTTCGAAGCAGCGTTGAAACTCGATCGCTCGAATTCGTGGATCTATTACCATCTCGGACTGCTCTTTCTCGAGCAGCGAAATTACGACCTTGCAAAAGACAATTTCAGGGCGGCTCTCGGCGGAACCCTCAGCCCGCCTTGGCTTCAGGTCTGGTCAGAGATAAAACTCGGCAATGCGTACGACGCTCAGGGTGACAGAACGAGAGCGGTCGCTGCGTATTCGCGTGCTGAAAAGCTCGGCGACAATTACGACAACGCGCAGGAAGCTGTGAAAAGGTTTCAGGCGAATCCTTATGACCCGCGAGAGAAGCAGACCGCCGTTCGTTAA
- a CDS encoding Dabb family protein: MLTHIVCWKYKPGTTAEQRADHIARLKALPSIIPDIISFDVGSDILQLDRSFDTGLVAVYAGRQELDHYTEHPEHQKVAAFGREIAEKVVSVDFLK, encoded by the coding sequence ATGCTCACACACATCGTTTGCTGGAAATATAAGCCTGGAACCACGGCCGAACAGCGAGCTGACCATATTGCACGATTAAAGGCATTGCCTTCGATAATCCCCGATATCATTAGCTTTGATGTCGGAAGCGATATTTTGCAGCTTGACCGCTCCTTCGATACCGGGCTGGTTGCGGTTTACGCAGGGCGGCAAGAACTGGACCATTACACCGAACATCCCGAACATCAAAAGGTTGCGGCTTTCGGACGCGAGATCGCCGAAAAGGTCGTGTCAGTTGATTTTCTCAAGTAA
- a CDS encoding SRPBCC family protein, which yields MKFVKETVIKATPERVFAFHELPDAFERLVPPWENAKLVQKADISVIGSRAIIEQKIFGLVPSQWVAEHTAYDPPRSFEDVQISGPFASWRHKHIILPDDEGALLRDEIDFEPPFSFIGDLAVPLFIMPRIEKMFDFRHRVTKEWCESK from the coding sequence ATGAAGTTTGTAAAGGAGACAGTCATTAAAGCAACACCCGAGAGGGTTTTTGCATTTCATGAGTTACCCGATGCCTTCGAACGGCTGGTTCCTCCTTGGGAAAATGCAAAGTTAGTTCAAAAGGCTGATATTTCCGTGATCGGATCGCGGGCGATCATCGAACAGAAGATCTTCGGCTTGGTTCCGTCGCAATGGGTGGCAGAGCACACCGCTTACGACCCGCCGCGCTCTTTCGAGGACGTTCAGATCTCGGGGCCATTTGCGAGTTGGCGGCATAAACACATCATTTTGCCGGACGACGAAGGTGCTTTGCTTCGTGACGAGATCGATTTCGAACCGCCGTTTTCATTTATCGGCGATCTGGCCGTGCCGCTTTTCATAATGCCAAGGATCGAAAAGATGTTCGATTTTCGCCACCGGGTAACTAAAGAATGGTGCGAGAGTAAATGA
- a CDS encoding MHS family MFS transporter, translating into MTETSGDLGAFYNDQVSKAKIWQVIGASAVGTMIEWYDFYIFGSLAPIIAPLFYPPGNDTFAYIAYLATFAVGFVVRPFGALFFGRIGDIVGRKYAFLVTLLIMGGATAVIGFLPTFETIGYAAPIILLLVRVLQGLALGGEYGGAAVYVAEHVPDNRRGFYTSFIQITATLGLFMSLAVILIIQNMMSPEQFAGKADGISGWRIPFLISIVLVVISLYIRLKMEESPIFQQVKTSGMTSANPLIEAFTKWRNLKIVLISLFGATAGQGVVWYAGQFYALFYLQSILNVTPTSANYIVAIALLLAMPFFVFFGALSDRIGRKWIILGGCFLAMVTYVPIYQAMQAAAGSEVVTATSQRDPVTGAIKLTPQTIGIDGEIKNAEKVLPYTNFNDLVSNRATWQLVLLVFIQVFWVTMVYGPIAAYLVEAFPAKIRYTALSLPYHIGNGVFGGLLPVIGLSLIAQTGNIYAGLFYPMAIAGLTFVVGSIFLKETHGHKIWDEVSPN; encoded by the coding sequence ATGACGGAAACATCAGGCGATTTAGGTGCCTTCTACAACGACCAGGTCTCTAAGGCAAAAATATGGCAGGTGATCGGTGCATCGGCTGTCGGCACAATGATCGAATGGTACGACTTCTATATCTTCGGAAGTCTTGCCCCGATAATAGCCCCGCTGTTTTATCCGCCGGGCAACGATACCTTTGCATACATTGCGTATCTCGCGACCTTTGCGGTCGGCTTTGTTGTAAGGCCGTTCGGAGCATTGTTCTTTGGTCGGATAGGCGACATTGTCGGTCGAAAATACGCGTTTCTGGTGACCCTGCTGATCATGGGCGGAGCGACCGCGGTCATCGGGTTCCTCCCGACATTTGAAACGATCGGTTACGCTGCGCCTATAATTCTGCTGCTCGTTCGCGTTCTGCAAGGCCTCGCACTCGGAGGTGAATACGGCGGTGCGGCAGTTTATGTCGCCGAACACGTGCCCGATAACCGTCGCGGATTCTACACATCATTCATTCAAATAACCGCAACACTGGGACTTTTTATGTCACTCGCGGTGATCCTCATCATCCAGAACATGATGAGCCCTGAACAGTTTGCGGGTAAGGCGGATGGCATCAGCGGTTGGAGAATACCTTTTCTGATCTCGATCGTCTTGGTCGTCATTTCACTCTATATCAGGCTGAAGATGGAAGAATCGCCGATCTTTCAGCAAGTGAAGACAAGCGGGATGACGTCAGCAAATCCATTGATCGAAGCCTTCACAAAATGGCGAAATCTGAAGATCGTCCTGATCTCGTTATTCGGCGCAACCGCAGGACAGGGCGTTGTCTGGTACGCCGGTCAATTTTATGCCTTGTTCTATTTGCAGTCCATTTTGAACGTTACGCCGACGTCGGCCAATTATATCGTAGCGATCGCTCTGCTATTGGCGATGCCCTTTTTTGTTTTCTTTGGAGCATTGAGCGACCGCATCGGTAGAAAGTGGATCATACTTGGCGGATGCTTTCTGGCAATGGTCACATACGTTCCGATCTATCAGGCTATGCAGGCGGCGGCCGGCTCCGAGGTCGTAACGGCGACATCGCAGAGAGACCCGGTCACCGGCGCGATCAAGCTTACACCGCAGACGATCGGGATCGACGGAGAAATAAAAAACGCCGAGAAAGTGCTGCCTTACACTAACTTCAACGATCTTGTATCGAACCGAGCGACCTGGCAGCTTGTCCTGCTTGTCTTTATTCAGGTATTTTGGGTGACGATGGTTTACGGGCCGATCGCGGCTTACTTGGTCGAGGCGTTTCCCGCAAAGATCAGGTACACCGCGCTGTCGCTTCCGTATCATATCGGCAATGGCGTATTCGGCGGTCTGCTTCCTGTCATTGGCCTAAGCCTGATCGCGCAAACCGGGAACATCTACGCTGGCCTCTTTTATCCTATGGCGATCGCTGGCCTGACATTTGTTGTAGGGTCGATCTTTTTGAAAGAGACGCATGGTCATAAGATCTGGGACGAGGTCTCACCAAATTAG
- a CDS encoding GNAT family N-acetyltransferase, whose translation MLIREATSNDIPSIFDIRFSVIENVLSDPKKVTVEICNDFLNRRGKGWVAEVDETVAGFSIASLEDGSIWALFVRPGFEGRGVGRELLKKAMDWLFAAGASEVHLTTEPGTRADGFYLKQGWSRGETTPEGEVRFSIRRT comes from the coding sequence ATGCTGATTCGAGAGGCAACATCGAACGATATTCCTTCGATCTTCGATATTAGGTTTTCGGTCATAGAAAATGTATTGTCGGATCCGAAAAAGGTTACGGTCGAGATCTGTAACGATTTTCTGAATCGCCGAGGGAAGGGTTGGGTCGCTGAGGTAGATGAGACGGTTGCAGGCTTTTCAATCGCATCTCTTGAGGACGGCTCGATCTGGGCGCTCTTCGTTCGACCGGGCTTTGAAGGGCGAGGCGTCGGAAGGGAACTGCTTAAAAAAGCGATGGACTGGTTATTCGCCGCTGGTGCTAGCGAGGTACATCTGACCACCGAACCCGGAACCCGCGCCGATGGATTTTACTTGAAACAGGGTTGGTCGCGCGGTGAAACGACCCCTGAAGGCGAAGTTCGATTTAGTATCCGGCGAACCTGA
- a CDS encoding amino acid decarboxylase, which yields MNRDNNLGDMPAEEFRRYGYEIVDRIADYFEQIESFPVLSQIEPNWLKQNLPGNAPASGDDFGEVLHDIDRLIFPAVTHWNHPNFHGLFSTSASSVGIFGEMFSAAFDMKAMLWRTSPASTELEDVVLDWLRQMLGLPAKFEGIIYDTASVSTMHAIAAARERIGLNIRELGMSGRNDLPLLRVYCSEHVHSSIDKACITLGLGIQSLRKIECNDRFEMIPEKLAEAIEEDTEAGYLPICVIPTIGTTSTSSIDPVDAVADICAKYGIWLHVDAAYAGSAAVVPEMQPMFSGWERADSIVINPHKWLFTPFDLSVLYCRDLGELKKAFSLVPEYLRTSDESGIKNGMDYGIQLGRRFRALKLWMVIRYFGSEGLASRIREHCRLARTFASWVEASPDFQMMAPVPFALVCFRACPSGVDDLDSLNETMMNEVNASGQAYLSHTKLNGTFTMRLSVGSIRVEERHLEKVWNILKESLQKNVS from the coding sequence ATGAACAGGGACAACAATCTTGGCGATATGCCGGCTGAAGAGTTTCGACGATATGGTTATGAGATCGTCGATCGGATCGCTGACTATTTTGAACAGATCGAGTCGTTTCCCGTCCTGTCGCAGATCGAACCGAACTGGCTAAAGCAGAACCTTCCCGGGAATGCTCCGGCGTCCGGAGATGACTTTGGCGAGGTCCTGCATGACATCGATCGGCTCATCTTTCCGGCCGTAACGCACTGGAACCATCCAAACTTTCATGGCCTGTTTTCTACGTCTGCCTCATCCGTCGGGATCTTCGGCGAGATGTTTTCGGCGGCGTTCGATATGAAAGCGATGCTCTGGCGGACGTCGCCCGCATCAACCGAACTTGAAGATGTCGTCCTGGATTGGTTGAGACAAATGTTGGGCCTTCCGGCGAAATTCGAAGGCATCATTTACGATACGGCGTCGGTATCAACAATGCACGCCATTGCGGCCGCGCGCGAACGTATCGGGCTGAACATTAGAGAATTAGGGATGAGCGGCCGCAACGATCTTCCGCTCCTTCGTGTTTACTGTTCCGAACATGTCCACTCGTCGATAGACAAGGCGTGCATCACGCTTGGCCTCGGTATACAGAGCCTCAGAAAGATCGAGTGCAACGACCGGTTTGAGATGATTCCGGAGAAACTTGCTGAAGCGATCGAGGAAGACACCGAGGCCGGCTATTTACCGATCTGCGTCATCCCGACCATCGGCACGACCTCGACATCCAGTATCGATCCGGTCGATGCTGTGGCAGATATATGCGCGAAGTATGGAATTTGGCTTCATGTCGATGCCGCATATGCGGGCTCGGCGGCTGTGGTTCCGGAAATGCAGCCCATGTTCAGCGGATGGGAGAGGGCCGACTCGATCGTGATCAATCCCCACAAATGGCTGTTCACACCTTTCGATCTTTCGGTCCTCTACTGCCGTGATCTCGGTGAATTGAAGAAGGCATTCTCACTCGTTCCGGAATATCTCAGGACAAGCGATGAAAGCGGCATAAAGAACGGCATGGATTACGGCATCCAGCTCGGCCGACGATTTCGGGCGCTCAAGCTCTGGATGGTGATCCGGTACTTTGGCAGCGAAGGGCTGGCTTCGAGGATACGAGAACATTGCCGTCTGGCACGCACATTTGCTTCGTGGGTAGAAGCTTCGCCCGATTTTCAGATGATGGCGCCGGTGCCGTTTGCACTTGTTTGCTTTCGTGCCTGTCCGTCCGGCGTCGATGATCTCGATTCATTGAACGAAACGATGATGAACGAGGTCAATGCCTCGGGCCAGGCCTACCTTTCGCATACGAAGCTGAATGGTACGTTCACGATGCGGCTTTCAGTCGGCAGTATCCGCGTCGAGGAACGGCATCTCGAAAAGGTTTGGAACATTCTAAAGGAAAGCCTGCAGAAAAATGTAAGCTGA